The following proteins are encoded in a genomic region of Verrucomicrobiota bacterium:
- a CDS encoding phosphoribosylanthranilate isomerase, protein MPPSFFQSDPTGVRVKVCGITNAADAGIAADAGADAIGIVLYPGSKRFVDLPSAASWLPELMGRVVRVALLVDPTYDEVRRVLDNPLIDAVQLHGDETPDFCALLAGHGKPVLKALRMRSREILASAATYPVTAVLLDAYVEKAYGGTGHTFPWQWVAGFRTPFILSGGLTPHNVRLAVHTAKPFAVDVSSGVETSPGRKDPALVRAFIARAKEMPPQGMPQMEESDGCRVAGNG, encoded by the coding sequence GTGCCGCCTTCTTTTTTCCAATCCGATCCGACCGGAGTTCGAGTCAAGGTTTGCGGGATTACCAACGCGGCCGATGCCGGCATTGCCGCAGACGCGGGCGCCGATGCGATCGGAATCGTCCTTTACCCTGGGTCGAAGCGTTTCGTGGATCTGCCTTCTGCAGCGAGTTGGCTGCCGGAACTGATGGGCAGGGTCGTGCGCGTCGCCCTTTTGGTAGACCCGACCTACGATGAGGTCCGTCGCGTGCTCGATAACCCTCTGATCGATGCCGTACAGTTGCACGGCGACGAAACGCCCGACTTTTGCGCGCTGCTTGCCGGCCACGGAAAACCGGTGCTGAAAGCCCTTCGGATGCGCTCGCGTGAAATTCTGGCCTCGGCGGCAACCTACCCGGTGACTGCTGTCTTGCTGGATGCGTACGTCGAAAAGGCCTACGGCGGAACCGGGCATACATTTCCCTGGCAATGGGTGGCCGGTTTTCGTACGCCGTTCATTCTCTCGGGTGGATTGACGCCGCACAACGTACGGTTGGCGGTGCATACCGCGAAGCCGTTTGCGGTCGACGTCTCCAGCGGCGTAGAAACCTCTCCGGGCAGAAAGGATCCGGCCCTGGTCCGCGCGTTTATCGCCCGGGCCAAGGAAATGCCACCCCAGGGAATGCCACAAATGGAAGAGAGTGACGGGTGTCGAGTAGCGGGTAACGGGTAA
- the leuB gene encoding 3-isopropylmalate dehydrogenase, translated as METSTLKIAVLAGDGIGPEVMAEAVKVLQAAAAQDGFTLDLREGVVGGIAIDQAGKALPPETLRLCEESEAILFGSVGGPKWENLPPQEQPERGALLPLRRHFRLYANLRPAVCYPDLVAASPLRPDLVAGGFEILCIRELTGGLYFGQPKYTREENGELVAVDTMVYRESEIRRIAELAFRIASGRGKGLVSVDKANVLDNSLLWRKVVREVGQQQFPEVELKHLLVDNAAMQFIRYPRSFDVVVTENLFGDILSDELAMMTGSIGMLPSASLGAQREAGRQFGLFEPSGGSAPDIAGKGIANPIAQILSGAMMLRHGFGLESSAARIEQAVRKAVRDGFRTGDIWSEGATRVSTREMGDAILQNLRA; from the coding sequence GTGGAGACATCAACATTGAAGATTGCGGTGCTGGCCGGTGATGGCATCGGCCCTGAGGTGATGGCCGAGGCGGTCAAGGTCTTGCAAGCCGCCGCTGCACAGGACGGATTCACGCTGGATCTCAGGGAGGGAGTGGTCGGAGGCATTGCCATCGATCAAGCCGGGAAGGCTCTCCCTCCGGAAACCCTCAGATTATGCGAGGAGAGCGAGGCCATTCTGTTCGGTTCGGTTGGCGGCCCCAAGTGGGAAAACTTACCGCCGCAAGAGCAGCCGGAGCGCGGCGCCTTGTTGCCGTTGCGCAGGCACTTCCGTCTTTATGCCAATCTGCGCCCTGCAGTCTGCTATCCCGACCTGGTCGCTGCGTCGCCGCTCCGTCCTGACCTGGTTGCCGGCGGTTTCGAGATCCTCTGCATTCGCGAGCTTACGGGCGGTCTCTATTTCGGACAGCCGAAGTACACCCGCGAAGAGAACGGCGAGCTCGTTGCGGTCGACACCATGGTTTACCGCGAATCCGAGATCCGGCGGATTGCCGAACTGGCATTCCGCATCGCCAGCGGGCGCGGCAAAGGCCTCGTATCGGTGGACAAAGCCAACGTGCTCGATAACAGCCTCCTATGGCGGAAGGTGGTCCGCGAGGTTGGCCAGCAACAATTTCCAGAGGTGGAACTCAAGCACCTGCTGGTCGATAACGCCGCCATGCAGTTCATCCGGTACCCGCGCAGCTTCGACGTGGTCGTGACGGAAAATTTGTTCGGCGACATTCTGAGCGACGAGTTGGCGATGATGACCGGATCGATCGGCATGCTGCCGAGCGCCAGCCTCGGCGCTCAGCGTGAGGCCGGCCGGCAGTTTGGCTTGTTTGAACCGAGCGGCGGGTCGGCCCCGGACATCGCCGGTAAAGGGATTGCCAACCCGATCGCCCAGATTCTTTCGGGAGCCATGATGCTCCGCCATGGGTTCGGCCTGGAATCCAGCGCAGCCAGGATCGAGCAAGCCGTACGCAAAGCCGTCCGGGACGGGTTCCGTACCGGGGACATCTGGTCGGAGGGCGCCACCCGCGTGTCGACCCGGGAGATGGGGGATGCAATCTTACAGAACCTCAGGGCGTGA
- a CDS encoding succinate dehydrogenase/fumarate reductase iron-sulfur subunit, which yields MNFKLKVWRQKGPGVAGRFVDYEARDIPAEASFLEMLDIVNEDLIKRNEEQIAFDSDCREGICGMCSLVINGIAHGPGKAKTTCQLYMRRFKDGDAIWVEPFRAVTFPVIRDLCTNRSALDRMVEAGGYITARTGSAPEANSIPVGKVVADLAMEAAACIGCGACVAACPNSSAMLFVGAKVSHLGLLPQGQPERNLRVMNMVRKMDELGFGNCSNHYECEAVCPAEISSSFISRLNRDYARASTKKAAALV from the coding sequence ATGAACTTTAAACTCAAGGTTTGGCGGCAAAAAGGACCGGGTGTCGCCGGTCGATTCGTGGATTACGAAGCGCGCGACATCCCGGCGGAAGCCTCGTTTCTGGAGATGCTCGACATCGTCAACGAGGATCTGATCAAGCGAAACGAGGAGCAGATCGCGTTTGATTCCGATTGCCGCGAAGGCATCTGCGGCATGTGCTCGCTCGTGATTAACGGCATCGCGCACGGTCCCGGTAAGGCCAAAACCACCTGCCAGCTTTACATGCGCCGGTTCAAGGACGGGGACGCCATCTGGGTTGAACCGTTTCGGGCCGTGACCTTCCCGGTCATCCGCGACCTGTGCACCAACCGGAGCGCCCTGGACAGAATGGTTGAAGCGGGCGGTTACATTACGGCTCGGACCGGGTCGGCGCCGGAAGCAAACTCGATCCCGGTCGGCAAGGTCGTGGCCGACCTCGCCATGGAAGCGGCCGCGTGCATCGGGTGCGGCGCCTGCGTGGCGGCTTGTCCGAACTCGTCGGCGATGCTGTTCGTGGGGGCCAAAGTCTCGCACCTGGGCTTGCTCCCCCAGGGACAGCCCGAACGCAACCTGCGCGTGATGAATATGGTCCGCAAAATGGACGAGTTAGGTTTCGGCAACTGCTCGAACCATTACGAATGCGAGGCCGTGTGCCCGGCGGAGATCAGCTCGAGCTTTATCTCGCGGCTGAACCGCGATTACGCTCGCGCCTCGACGAAAAAGGCCGCCGCGCTGGTGTAG
- a CDS encoding fumarate reductase/succinate dehydrogenase flavoprotein subunit, with amino-acid sequence MATTLDAKIPTGPLAEKWQKHKNESKLVSPANKRKLDVIVVGSGLAGGSAAATLGELGYNVRCFCYQDSPRRAHSIAAQGGINAAKNYQNDGDSVFRLFYDTIKGGDFRSREGNVYRLAEVSVNIIDQCVAQGVPFAREYGGYLANRSFGGAQVSRTFYARGQTGQQLLLGAYQALCKQIEAGSVKMYPRTEMLDVVVVEGQAKGVITRDLLTGKIQAYAADTVVLATGGYGNAFYLSTNAKGCNVTATYRAYKRGAFFANPCYTQIHPTCIPVAGSYQSKLTLMSESLRNDGRVWVPKQKGDKRPPDQIPEEERDYYLERKYPSYGNLAPRDIASRAAKEACDAGRGVGPGGLGVYLDFGGAINRFGERTIRERYGNLFDMYQNITGENAYTTPMRIYPAVHYTMGGLWVDYNLMSSLPGLHVLGEANFSDHGANRLGASALMQGLADGYFVIPYTLGNYLATQMGKKVSVDRPEFKAAEQEVRAHIERLLSIRGKKTVADFHRELGLLLWEKCGMARDAAGLEEALQRIPELRQEFWENVNVLGGNEEFNQALEYAGRVADFLEFGELMCLDALERNESCGGHFRVEYQTEDGEALRNDDEYCHVAAWQYAGADSRPIRNVEPLVFENVKLAQRSYK; translated from the coding sequence ATGGCTACGACCCTCGACGCAAAAATCCCCACCGGCCCTCTCGCGGAGAAGTGGCAGAAGCACAAAAACGAATCGAAGCTCGTCAGCCCGGCCAACAAACGCAAGCTTGACGTGATCGTGGTCGGGAGCGGTCTCGCCGGGGGTTCGGCAGCTGCCACCCTGGGCGAACTCGGGTATAACGTCCGCTGTTTTTGCTACCAGGATTCGCCCCGGCGGGCGCACAGCATCGCCGCGCAGGGCGGGATCAATGCCGCCAAGAATTATCAGAACGACGGCGACAGCGTTTTCCGGCTGTTTTACGATACGATCAAAGGCGGCGATTTCCGCTCCCGTGAAGGTAATGTGTACCGGCTGGCGGAAGTGAGCGTCAACATCATCGACCAGTGCGTCGCGCAGGGCGTACCGTTTGCCCGCGAGTACGGCGGCTATCTGGCCAACCGTTCTTTCGGAGGCGCCCAGGTTTCCCGGACATTTTACGCCCGGGGCCAGACCGGCCAGCAACTTCTGCTCGGGGCATACCAGGCCCTCTGCAAACAAATCGAGGCTGGTTCGGTAAAGATGTATCCGCGGACGGAGATGCTGGATGTCGTGGTGGTGGAGGGACAGGCCAAGGGCGTCATCACGCGGGATTTGCTCACCGGCAAGATCCAGGCATACGCCGCAGACACCGTGGTGCTGGCAACCGGCGGGTACGGGAACGCATTTTACCTGTCGACGAATGCCAAAGGGTGCAACGTGACCGCGACTTACCGGGCGTACAAACGCGGCGCTTTTTTCGCCAATCCCTGTTACACGCAGATCCATCCGACCTGCATTCCGGTTGCCGGCAGTTATCAGTCCAAGCTGACGTTGATGTCAGAGTCGTTGCGCAACGATGGCCGGGTCTGGGTGCCGAAACAGAAAGGCGACAAACGTCCGCCCGACCAGATCCCGGAGGAGGAGCGGGACTACTACCTTGAGCGCAAGTACCCCAGCTACGGCAACCTGGCCCCGCGCGACATCGCGTCGCGCGCCGCAAAAGAAGCGTGCGACGCCGGGCGCGGCGTCGGGCCGGGCGGCCTGGGGGTTTACCTGGATTTCGGGGGTGCGATCAACCGGTTCGGTGAGAGAACCATCCGCGAGCGTTACGGCAACCTGTTTGACATGTACCAGAACATCACGGGTGAGAACGCTTACACGACCCCGATGCGGATCTATCCGGCCGTGCACTACACGATGGGCGGTTTGTGGGTGGATTACAACCTGATGAGCAGTTTGCCCGGGCTGCACGTGCTCGGCGAAGCGAATTTCTCCGACCACGGCGCCAACCGTCTCGGGGCCAGTGCCTTGATGCAAGGCTTGGCCGACGGCTATTTTGTGATCCCTTACACCCTGGGCAATTACCTCGCGACCCAGATGGGCAAGAAGGTTTCGGTCGACCGGCCGGAATTCAAAGCCGCTGAACAGGAGGTGAGAGCCCATATCGAGCGGCTTTTGTCGATCCGCGGAAAAAAGACCGTCGCCGATTTCCACCGCGAACTCGGCCTCCTCCTCTGGGAAAAATGCGGCATGGCCCGGGATGCCGCGGGTTTGGAAGAGGCGTTGCAACGGATTCCCGAATTGCGCCAGGAATTTTGGGAAAACGTCAACGTGCTGGGCGGAAACGAGGAATTTAATCAGGCCCTCGAGTACGCCGGGCGGGTCGCGGATTTTCTCGAGTTCGGTGAACTGATGTGCCTTGACGCGCTGGAGCGCAACGAGTCCTGCGGCGGCCATTTTCGGGTCGAGTACCAGACGGAAGACGGCGAAGCGCTGCGCAACGACGATGAGTATTGTCACGTCGCGGCATGGCAGTATGCGGGAGCGGATTCGCGCCCGATCCGGAACGTTGAGCCGCTGGTTTTCGAAAACGTGAAGCTCGCCCAAAGAAGCTACAAATGA
- a CDS encoding succinate dehydrogenase cytochrome b subunit, producing the protein MPAVTVSPASARRFSPNPLVAFYQSSIGKKWVVALTGVVLIVYVLGHLAGNLQIYLGQDRINNYAEFLHNLGPLLWLIRLFLLACFVIHIVATIQLTIQNRQAKPQKYAVPGYQASTPASRTMIISGLIVLCFVIYHLLQFTLELTHPGYRHMHDSLGRHDVYHMMIIAFRHFFISLFYVLGLFLLCMHLSHGFASLTQTLGIDNRKIARVISVGGVTLAWLVFLGYISIPITILLGLVR; encoded by the coding sequence ATGCCGGCCGTTACCGTTTCCCCTGCATCCGCCCGGAGGTTTTCGCCTAATCCGCTAGTCGCGTTCTATCAGTCGTCGATCGGCAAGAAGTGGGTTGTGGCGCTTACCGGGGTCGTACTGATCGTGTACGTGTTGGGCCACCTGGCGGGCAACCTCCAGATCTACCTTGGCCAGGATCGAATCAACAATTACGCCGAATTCCTGCACAACCTGGGGCCGTTGCTATGGCTGATACGCCTCTTCCTGCTGGCCTGTTTCGTCATTCATATCGTGGCGACGATCCAGCTCACGATTCAGAACCGGCAGGCCAAGCCGCAAAAGTACGCCGTGCCCGGTTACCAGGCATCCACCCCGGCTTCACGGACGATGATCATTTCGGGCCTGATCGTGCTTTGCTTCGTCATTTATCACCTGCTCCAGTTTACCCTTGAGCTCACCCACCCGGGCTACCGGCATATGCACGATTCTCTGGGGCGCCACGACGTGTATCACATGATGATCATCGCCTTCCGGCACTTCTTCATTTCGTTGTTTTATGTGCTCGGCCTTTTCCTGCTCTGCATGCACTTGAGCCACGGGTTTGCCAGCCTGACCCAGACCCTGGGTATCGACAACCGTAAGATCGCCAGGGTCATTTCCGTCGGAGGGGTGACGCTCGCGTGGCTGGTCTTTTTAGGGTACATTTCCATTCCGATAACCATCCTGCTTGGCCTGGTCCGATAA
- a CDS encoding L,D-transpeptidase, which produces MACARLRLGIGGVLLLVLFASCVTKDRQHRVVVSVADQAMDVYYRQHQVARYQISTSKFCLGDAPGSCGTPLGRLEIAKKIGAGAPLGTVFKDRKPTGEILKPDTPGRDPIVSRILWLKGLEPGNRNAYGRCIYIHGTPEERNIGRPASYGCIRMRSRDVAHLFRTVGVGAEVDVMPGPLPDPNLRRTPTPTAAAQASVALSRATDRIPER; this is translated from the coding sequence ATGGCTTGCGCCCGTTTGCGTTTGGGAATCGGGGGGGTGCTGCTCCTTGTCCTGTTTGCCTCCTGCGTCACTAAAGACCGGCAACACCGCGTTGTCGTCAGCGTCGCCGACCAGGCTATGGACGTTTATTACCGGCAGCACCAGGTGGCCCGCTACCAGATCTCGACCTCCAAGTTTTGTCTCGGCGATGCCCCGGGCAGCTGCGGGACGCCGCTGGGCCGGTTGGAAATCGCCAAAAAGATCGGTGCCGGCGCGCCGCTCGGCACCGTGTTCAAAGACCGGAAACCCACCGGAGAAATCCTCAAGCCGGACACGCCCGGCCGTGACCCGATCGTCTCTCGCATCCTGTGGCTCAAAGGTCTGGAACCGGGTAATCGGAACGCCTACGGCCGTTGCATTTACATTCACGGCACGCCCGAGGAGCGTAATATCGGGCGCCCGGCCAGTTATGGCTGTATCCGGATGCGGTCCCGCGACGTTGCCCACCTTTTCAGGACAGTCGGGGTGGGGGCCGAGGTCGACGTGATGCCTGGACCCTTGCCTGATCCAAACCTGCGGCGCACGCCCACGCCCACGGCCGCTGCCCAGGCCAGCGTGGCGCTCAGTCGTGCGACCGACAGAATCCCTGAGCGCTGA
- a CDS encoding DUF2071 domain-containing protein, which produces MDPGLVNDGVKRQLRERQYPAAPMVMRQRWLDLLFLHWRWDPAEVQRTLPPGLTVDTWDGNAWIGVVPFAMRGVRPRFCPSVPGVSHLLELNLRTYVLDRAGRPGVWFYSLDASQPLAVWAARAFFALHYYHARMELSVADGECRFVSCRAGTAQPLRYHYRPEPAHSRNPGHSHEAMPGTLEFFLVERYRLFAFRRGRVLTGRVYHRPYPLTAVETSVWNDGLFALDGFNRPNRPPDHQIYASQVEVSIFAPEAVPG; this is translated from the coding sequence ATGGACCCAGGCTTGGTCAACGATGGGGTGAAACGTCAGTTGCGCGAGCGGCAGTACCCGGCCGCGCCGATGGTCATGCGCCAACGCTGGTTGGACCTCCTGTTTCTGCACTGGCGGTGGGACCCGGCCGAAGTCCAGCGTACCTTGCCGCCGGGACTCACGGTTGACACGTGGGACGGCAACGCCTGGATCGGCGTCGTCCCGTTCGCGATGCGCGGGGTGCGCCCGCGTTTTTGCCCGTCAGTGCCGGGCGTGTCTCATTTGCTCGAACTAAACCTGCGGACCTACGTCCTGGATCGCGCCGGCCGTCCGGGGGTCTGGTTTTATTCCCTGGACGCCAGCCAACCTCTGGCGGTCTGGGCGGCGCGCGCCTTTTTCGCGCTGCATTACTATCACGCCCGGATGGAATTGTCGGTCGCCGACGGCGAATGCCGGTTTGTTTCCTGCCGGGCCGGGACCGCCCAGCCGCTGCGTTACCATTACCGGCCGGAGCCGGCCCATTCACGGAACCCAGGCCATTCGCACGAAGCCATGCCGGGAACGCTGGAATTCTTTTTGGTCGAACGCTACCGGCTGTTCGCGTTCCGCCGTGGCCGGGTGCTCACCGGGCGGGTCTATCACCGGCCATACCCGCTGACCGCGGTCGAGACCTCCGTGTGGAACGACGGGCTGTTCGCCCTGGACGGGTTCAATCGCCCGAATCGGCCGCCCGATCACCAGATCTACGCATCCCAGGTCGAGGTCAGCATCTTCGCTCCTGAAGCGGTGCCCGGGTAA
- a CDS encoding carbohydrate porin, with amino-acid sequence MKNPKLARLRELILIGSVLAVVFAKAEEVSISVHNAPAQEAGRDPEIPVVQTENGGRQNWAIHFDAVEVVQGQPGFHAPYSGTNSLYPGDNVRQTSDADLFFDVRIWPGGEIYLNPEYYQGFGLGITHGLAAFPNSEAYKVGKYRGDVYIPRLFLRQVWGFGGDQEQLAASELQLAEKVDISRLTLQAGKFSVTDVFDNNSYAHDSRGDFLNWAAVDALAFDYAADSLGFEYGLWLELNQKDWAARYGIFTVPRVANGLATNGHYLKAWQQVAEIEGRYSLVGHPGKARLLGYLESANMGSYRAVLDSPDLGADITQTRRYRLTYGVVLNVEQELTKDLGAFLRLAFRDPNYEVWQYADVSKSFEIGLSLKGTAWNRPNDTVGLAEMLDALGHAQRDYFNAGGLGILIGDGKLPHYGLENVVEAYYNFEVIKGLNLTLDYQLAVDPAYNQDRGPINIFAARVRVSF; translated from the coding sequence ATGAAGAATCCAAAACTCGCCAGGTTGCGGGAGTTGATCCTGATAGGAAGCGTTCTTGCAGTTGTCTTCGCAAAAGCGGAAGAAGTTTCTATCTCTGTCCACAACGCTCCAGCCCAGGAGGCCGGGCGGGACCCTGAAATACCGGTGGTTCAGACCGAGAACGGCGGCCGGCAAAACTGGGCGATTCACTTTGATGCAGTTGAAGTCGTTCAGGGCCAGCCGGGGTTTCATGCGCCTTACAGCGGAACCAACAGCCTGTATCCCGGTGACAACGTTCGCCAGACTTCCGATGCCGATCTGTTCTTCGATGTCCGCATCTGGCCCGGTGGCGAGATCTACCTGAATCCGGAGTACTATCAGGGTTTCGGTCTGGGCATTACCCATGGCTTGGCCGCCTTCCCAAACTCCGAGGCCTACAAGGTAGGCAAGTACCGCGGCGATGTCTACATCCCGCGCTTGTTTCTTCGCCAGGTCTGGGGCTTTGGAGGGGACCAGGAACAACTTGCCGCGAGTGAACTGCAACTCGCAGAGAAAGTCGACATCTCCCGGCTTACGCTTCAGGCGGGCAAGTTCAGCGTGACCGACGTTTTCGACAACAATAGCTATGCCCATGATTCGAGAGGGGATTTCTTAAACTGGGCAGCCGTCGACGCGTTAGCCTTCGATTACGCGGCTGATTCCCTGGGCTTCGAGTACGGCCTGTGGTTGGAGCTCAACCAGAAAGACTGGGCGGCGCGTTATGGCATTTTCACCGTTCCCCGGGTCGCCAATGGCCTGGCAACGAACGGGCACTACCTCAAGGCTTGGCAGCAGGTGGCCGAAATCGAGGGACGCTACTCGCTGGTCGGTCACCCGGGCAAGGCGCGGTTGCTCGGCTACCTGGAAAGTGCGAACATGGGCAGTTATCGTGCGGTGTTGGATAGTCCGGATCTCGGTGCGGACATTACGCAGACCCGCAGGTACCGGCTGACCTACGGAGTGGTGCTCAACGTGGAGCAGGAACTCACCAAGGATCTGGGCGCCTTTCTCCGGCTCGCGTTCCGGGACCCGAACTATGAGGTATGGCAGTACGCGGATGTTTCGAAGAGTTTTGAGATCGGGCTCTCACTCAAAGGGACCGCCTGGAACCGTCCGAACGACACGGTTGGCCTCGCAGAAATGCTCGATGCTCTCGGACACGCACAACGGGATTACTTTAATGCGGGCGGGCTCGGAATCCTGATCGGCGACGGAAAACTGCCTCATTACGGTCTGGAGAATGTGGTGGAAGCTTACTACAATTTCGAGGTGATTAAAGGGCTGAACCTAACCCTGGATTACCAGCTCGCCGTGGATCCGGCTTACAATCAGGATCGGGGCCCCATCAATATCTTTGCGGCACGCGTGCGCGTGAGTTTTTAG
- a CDS encoding efflux transporter outer membrane subunit → MTTGGCAVGPNFHRPAPPSVTGYTPEPLAAQTAKADVAGGQAQRFVQSLDIPGQWWRLFHCKALNALTEEALRANPSLEAAQAALRVARENVRAQKGAYYPTIQASLSPSLNKTATAIFSPATASGNPYYSLYTGQLSVSYVPDVFGLNRRTVESLEAQAEAQRFQLEATYLTLTSNVVTAAVQEALLRGQIKAAQEIISVQGEALEIMRRQFSAGQIAGDAVAAQEAALAQAQASLPPLQKQLAQQRDLLAALAGRFPSQGVAETFELEDLHLPADLPVSLPAKLVEQRPDVRAAEAQLHSASAQIGVAIANMLPNITLSANGGYAAGEITRLFGPGTSYWALAASLTQPIFEGGMLLHRTRAARAACAQAAAQYRSTAVTAFQNVADALRALQSDAGALTAAVAAERAAAKSLDVTRSQLAAGAVSYLALLNAQQAYQQSVINLVQARAGRFADTAALFQALGGGWWNRSDVSSAGACTGYRPRQRIRLNSGALRSAAADAPAAVRYSAGVRHSL, encoded by the coding sequence ATGACCACCGGCGGTTGTGCCGTCGGCCCGAACTTTCACCGGCCTGCGCCTCCTTCGGTTACGGGTTACACACCCGAACCGCTGGCGGCGCAGACCGCGAAGGCCGATGTCGCAGGCGGCCAAGCCCAGCGCTTCGTTCAGAGTCTGGACATCCCGGGGCAGTGGTGGCGGCTGTTCCATTGCAAGGCGCTTAACGCCCTCACTGAAGAAGCGCTCCGGGCCAATCCCAGCCTTGAAGCCGCTCAGGCCGCTTTGCGAGTGGCGCGGGAGAATGTTCGGGCGCAGAAAGGGGCATACTACCCCACCATTCAGGCGAGCCTCTCGCCCAGCCTTAACAAGACCGCCACGGCTATCTTTTCTCCAGCCACGGCTTCGGGAAACCCGTATTACAGCCTCTATACCGGCCAACTCAGCGTCTCCTACGTGCCGGACGTCTTCGGCTTGAACCGGAGAACCGTCGAGTCGCTGGAGGCGCAGGCCGAAGCGCAACGATTCCAACTCGAGGCGACCTACCTGACGTTGACTTCGAATGTCGTGACGGCGGCGGTGCAGGAAGCCCTGCTTCGCGGCCAGATCAAGGCGGCCCAGGAAATCATCAGCGTGCAGGGCGAGGCGCTCGAAATCATGCGGCGCCAATTCTCAGCCGGTCAGATCGCCGGGGACGCCGTGGCGGCGCAGGAAGCCGCGCTGGCGCAAGCGCAGGCGAGCCTGCCGCCGCTCCAGAAGCAACTGGCGCAGCAACGCGACCTCCTGGCCGCGCTGGCCGGCAGGTTCCCCAGCCAAGGTGTCGCCGAGACGTTTGAGCTTGAAGACCTGCACCTGCCGGCGGATCTGCCGGTAAGCCTGCCGGCGAAACTGGTTGAGCAACGGCCGGACGTGCGCGCGGCAGAGGCTCAACTCCATTCCGCAAGCGCGCAGATCGGCGTGGCCATCGCCAACATGCTGCCGAACATCACTCTCAGCGCCAACGGCGGCTACGCGGCCGGCGAGATCACCAGATTGTTCGGGCCGGGCACCAGTTACTGGGCGCTGGCCGCAAGCCTGACGCAGCCGATCTTCGAGGGCGGCATGCTGCTGCACCGCACCCGTGCCGCGCGGGCAGCTTGCGCCCAGGCGGCTGCACAGTACCGCAGCACGGCCGTCACCGCTTTTCAAAACGTTGCTGACGCGCTGCGCGCGCTGCAGTCCGACGCCGGCGCCTTGACCGCGGCGGTGGCCGCGGAGCGTGCCGCCGCGAAGAGCCTCGACGTCACCCGGAGCCAACTGGCGGCCGGCGCAGTTTCCTACCTTGCACTCCTTAATGCCCAGCAGGCATATCAGCAATCCGTGATCAATCTCGTCCAGGCGCGGGCCGGTCGCTTTGCTGATACGGCAGCGCTGTTCCAAGCGCTCGGCGGCGGCTGGTGGAACCGCTCGGACGTCAGTTCCGCCGGTGCATGCACCGGTTACCGGCCTCGTCAAAGGATACGCCTGAATTCGGGCGCCCTGCGTTCAGCCGCGGCGGACGCGCCGGCTGCCGTCCGATACTCCGCGGGGGTTCGCCACTCTCTATGA